A single genomic interval of Labrus bergylta chromosome 18, fLabBer1.1, whole genome shotgun sequence harbors:
- the ccdc170 gene encoding coiled-coil domain-containing protein 170 — MFSSPAELLTLEVMENSNEVDQSHERERLKMRIAVLEESVKSCEVECKSSRETVLRLVAELDRERRKTASSASALDSLKVELDGLVEGRRSVEMEKGTLMERVEASKRVVEAARRESHCLEKQVKEFERKLQLSQGETQRAGEKLQMFLEKVVGLLQGKSENVILPTEEDVLYTLDNLCNKSFPEMEARLCHFSEELSEQTEIQHSALQRAQLAEQQVQDLRERLQALETELLTADMQHDGLRHSKLHYEEFLEQLSEMMKIDSIAVDLGFDMRLKLILSRAEQLVKQETTALVENKSLSYSLQRKLKAQKDQLDSKGLHIQLLRKKVSELEEEKRSRSALAVERDDAQLEARRLQKQLQRLQGELKASRQSKTELKAQLSHTNELKLKVMEQSQTVQEQKKRLDQLVEGKAKVEKKLNTVSLDLQSQELKTREDLQQLNTLRQSLAQLSERERELVDFQMVVSKMLGVDDTNLALPNYEIIKLLETLLHSHHHHHLLHHHVNMPWHCPTHQRPHRPQILDLHHTSSLDLSASRSTFQDDAVPFQEA, encoded by the exons ATGTTTTCTTCCCCTGCAGAACTTTTAACACTGGAAGTTATGGAAAACTCTAATGAG GTGGATCAGTCTCATGAAAGGGAGAGGCTTAAGATGAGGATTGCTGTTTTGGAGGAAAGTGTGAAGTCCTGTGAGGTGGAGTGTAAATCCAGCAGAGAGACGGTGCTGAGGCTGGTGGCAGAGCTGGACcgagagaggaggaagactgCCAGCAGTGCATCAGCGCTCGATTCACTCAAAGTG GAGTTAGATGGCCTGGTAGAGGGAAGGAGGAGTGTAGAGATGGAGAAGGGAACCCTAATGGAGAGGGTGGAGGCAAGCAAAAGGGTCGTCGAGGCTGCCAGGCGAGAGTCCCATTGTTTGGAGAAACAGGTGAAGGAGTTTGAGAGAAAGCTACAGTTGAGCCAAGGAGAAACTCAAAGAGCTGGGGAGAAACTGCAGATGTTCCTGGAAAAGGTGGTCGGTCTGCTGCAGGGGAAGTCTGAGAACGTCATCCTGCCCACAGAGGAAGATGTTCTATACACATTGGACAACCTTTGCAATAAG TCCTTTCCAGAGATGGAGGCCCGTCTGTGTCATTTCTCTGAGGAGCTCAGCGAGCAGACGGAGATTCAGCACAGTGCACTTCAGAGGGCTCAGCTTGCGGAGCAGCAAGTCCAGGACCTGAGGGAGAGACTGCAAGCTCTGGAGACCGAGCTGCTGACTGCAGACATGCAGCATGACGGACTGAGACATAGCAAACTGCAT tATGAAGAGTTCCTGGAGCAGCTGTCAGAGATGATGAAGATTGACAGTATCGCAGTGGATCTTGGGTTCGACATGAGGCTTAAACTCATCCTGTCACGAGCAGAGCAGCTTGTTAAACAAGAGACAACTGCTTTGGTGGAGAACAAAAGTCTGAGTTACAGTCTACAGAGAAAG TTAAAGGCACAGAAAGACCAACTTGACAGCAAAGGCCTCCACATCCAGCTTCTTAGGAAGAAGGTgtcagagctggaggaggagaagaggagcagatcAGCGCTGGCCGTGGAACGAGATGATGCTCAACTGGAGGCCAGGAGGCTGCAAAAACAACTGCAGCGTCTCCAAGGCGAGCTGAAGGCCAGCAGGCAGTCTAAGACTGAGCTCAAGGCCCAGCTGTCCCATACCAATGAGCTCAAG TTGAAAGTGATGGAGCAGAGTCAGACTGTGCAGGAGCAGAAAAAGAGGCTGGATCAGCTGGTGGAGGGGAAGGCCAAGGTGGAGAAGAAGCTGAACACAGTGAGCTTAGACCTACAGAGTCAAGagctgaagaccagagaggaCCTGCAACAGCTCAACACCCTGAGACAGAGCCTGGCTCAGCTctctgagagggagagagag CTGGTCGACTTCCAAATGGTTGTTTCCAAAATGTTGGGTGTGGATGACACAAACCTGGCTCTTCCAAATTATGAAATCATCAAACTACTGGAGACCCTTCTTCACtctcatcaccaccaccacctccttcATCATCATGTCAATATGCCCTGGCACTGTCCTACTCACCAGAGGCCTCATCGCCCTCAAATCCTGGACCTTCATCATACCTCCTCCTTGGATCTTTCTGCTTCCAGGTCTACTTTTCAAGATGATGCAGTTCCCTTTCAGGAAGCCTGA